Proteins from one Euwallacea similis isolate ESF13 chromosome 13, ESF131.1, whole genome shotgun sequence genomic window:
- the Smyd3 gene encoding histone-lysine N-methyltransferase SMYD3 has translation MYSLHCLQGAENTTNSSEMPVKKEAILAGTTILMEKPFVYVLSCKFRTECCDFCFKKNLDMMKCSNCKYVYYCDKLCQKHAWPLHKHECKTLKHISPRILPDAARMLLKLIKKLENGGLTYKGYYSEKNYRMWKDLMSHYPELKNDNGRMDHMTSLYAILLNVLNEELMPNFAEFMGLYGRMCVNSFNICNQELQSLGTGIYIGASIIDHSCQPNALAVFEGTTLLIRTVEKLPYLDWLKVRISYIDVLASTEERQKELLETYYFLCDCPKCLTPENKEEVFGAVCSNAACDNVVYIDDSTKGSRCQKCDVIFSSEFIDLFKSVVEFTEMHLGSMKNISYLDVCKICLKRQKGLLNKYHVRHMKILDLAFEAAIDLEDFDSALEYGLQLVESYNKYYPMFHPLTGLLHLKLCKLLLYKDKTIDGISHLRKASDILKITHSVNSSLYKSEVFPLIQQCRSLLNINGIK, from the exons ATGTATTCTCTACATTGTTTACAAGGAG CTGAAAACACCACTAACAGCTCAGAAATGCCCGTTAAAAAAGAGGCGATTCTTGCAGGAACCACCATTCTCATGGAAAAACCTTTTGTCTATGTGTTGAGTTGCAAGTTTCGTACTGAGTGCtgtgatttttgttttaaaaa gaatctGGATATGATGAAGTGTTCTAATtgcaaatatgtatattactGTGATAAGTTGTGCCAGAAACATGCATGGCCCTTGCACAAGCATGAATGCAAAACTTTGAAACACATCAGCCCTAGGATTTTACCTGATGCTGCTAGAATGTTATTAAA actaataaagaaattagaaaatggtGGATTGACCTATAAGGGATACTACTCTGAGAAGAACTATAGAATGTGGAAAGATTTAATGTCAC actaccctgaattaaaaaatgacaatggAAGAATGGATCATATGACTTCTTTATATGCAATACTCTTAAATGTCCTAAATGAAGAACTCATGCCAAATTTTGCAGAATTTATGGGTTTATATGGCAGA ATGTGTGTCAATAGCTTCAATATATGCAACCAAGAACTGCAAAGTTTAGGAACAGGCATTTACATAGGAGCATCAATAATTGATCATTCATGCCAGCCAAACGCCTTGGCTGTGTTTGAAGGAACTACACTATTAATTAGAACTGTGGAAAAGCTGCCATATTTAGACTGGCTTAAG GTGAGAATAAGTTATATCGACGTTTTGGCGTCCACAGAGGAGCGTCAAAAGGAACTATTAGAAACTTACTATTTCCTGTGTGATTGCCCAAAATGTTTAACCCCAGAAAATAAAGAGGAAGTGTTTGGAGCAGTTTGTTCTAATGCAGCATGTGACAATGTTGTGTACATTGATGATAGCACCAAAGGCTCTAGATGTCAAAAATGTGACGTCATATTCTCAAGTGAATTTATAGACTTGTTTAAATCAGTTGTAGAATTTACTGAAATGCATTTAGGCAGCATGAAAAATATAAGTT ATTTAGATGTCTGTAAAATTTGCTTGAAGAGGCAGAAAGGGTTGCTAAATAAGTATCATGTAAGGCATATGAAAATCTTAGATTTGGCCTTTGAAGCTGCCATTGATTTGGAGGATTTTGATAGTGCGCTGGAATATGGTTTACAACTAGTGGAAAgttataa CAAATACTATCCAATGTTTCATCCTCTCACAGGACTATTACACCTGAAGCTATGCAAATTATTGCTGTACAAGGATAAAACCATAGATGGTATCTCACACTTGAGAAAAGcttcagatattttaaaaattacgcACTCAGTTAATAGTTCTCTGTATAAGTCTGAAGTTTTTCCGTTGATACAACAATGTAGgagtttattaaatataaatgggATAAAGTAA
- the LOC136413294 gene encoding phosphoserine phosphatase-like, with amino-acid sequence MFEEVFAILKRVDCVCFDVDSTVIREEGIDELAKFCGKGSEVAKLTSQAMSGSMTFQEALTLRLNIIQPTIGQVQDFIRMNPPTLTPGVKTLVDVLHRRKVPVYLISGGFRCIITPIADQLKISHSHVFANRLKFYFTGEYAGFDENQPTSQSGGKGLVIQHLKQTCGYRNVVLIGDGVTDLEAAPPADAFIGYGGNVIRAAVKSKAKWFVTNFNEICNVLVNQANV; translated from the coding sequence ATGTTTGAAGAGGTGTTTGCAATCCTAAAACGAGTAGACTGTGTCTGTTTTGATGTGGACTCCACAGTTATTCGAGAAGAAGGCATTGATGAGTTAGCCAAGTTTTGTGGAAAGGGCTCGGAAGTAGCCAAATTGACTTCTCAGGCAATGAGCGGATCCATGACGTTCCAGGAGGCTTTGACACTGAGGCTCAACATCATTCAGCCAACCATCGGGCAAGTGCAGGATTTCATTCGAATGAATCCACCCACCCTAACTCCAGGGGTTAAAACTTTAGTGGATGTATTACACAGGAGAAAAGTCCCAGTCTACCTAATTTCAGGGGGGTTTAGGTGCATTATCACCCCGATAGCTGATCAGCTCAAAATATCTCACAGTCATGTTTTTGCCAATCGCCTGAAGTTCTATTTCACAGGAGAATATGCTGGTTTCGATGAAAATCAGCCCACATCACAGTCAGGAGGCAAGGGGCTGGTAATACAACATTTGAAACAGACTTGTGGTTATAGGAACGTGGTGCTGATTGGAGATGGGGTCACGGACTTGGAGGCTGCACCTCCAGCAGACGCCTTTATTGGTTATGGAGGCAATGTTATTCGGGCTGCTGTTAAGTCCAAGGCCAAGTGGTTTGTGACGAATTTTAACGAGATTTGCAATGTTTTAGTGAACCAAGCCAACGTTTAA
- the LOC136413293 gene encoding ubiquitin thioesterase otubain-like, whose product MGDEGETQTNNLPENSQQPGNQDELILAQQRQIEKEISESIPLVGELDGITSLRSEYSGDQVYLAKVKDLASKYSYVRRTRPDGNCFFRAFIYATLERLLDNKEEFNTFYKLAENSRNVLVELGFQQFTVDDFYETYMEVLKKLADIENVDAAKKELNNIFNEQGYSDYMVVYLRLLTSAQLQKDQDFYSCFIEGDRTVADFCHQEVEPMYKDSDHIHIMAACSAFNTGVRIVYMDRGTGSTVTQHDLPEGSTPTVHLLYRPSHYDILYI is encoded by the exons ATGGGAGACGAAGGCGAAACGCAGACGAACAATTTGCCCGAAAACAGCCAACAACCTGGCAACCAAGACGAACTTATTTTAGCCCAGCAGCGGCAAATTGAAAAAGAG ATCTCAGAATCCATTCCTCTGGTGGGCGAATTGGATGGTATAACTTCCCTCAGATCTGAATACTCTGGTGATCAGGTCTACTTAGCCAAAGTAAAAGACTTAGCTTCGAAATACAGTTATGTTAGACGAACTCGCCCAGATGGTAATTGCTTCTTTAGAGCATTTATTTACGCCACATTAGAACGATTGTTGGACAATAAAGAAGAGTTCAATACCTTTTATAAATTAGCAGAAAATAGTCGGAATGTTTTGGTGGAACTGGGATTTCAGCAGTTCACTGTAGATGATTTTTATGAGACT tatatggaagttttgaagaaattagctGATATAGAAAATGTTGATGCTGCTAAGAAAGAgctgaataatatttttaatgagcaGGGATATTCTGACTACATGGTTGTTTATTTAAGACTTTTGACCAGTGCTCAGTTGCAGAAAGACCAGGACTTTTATAGTTGCTTTATTGAGGGCGATCGGACG GTAGCGGACTTCTGCCACCAAGAAGTGGAGCCCATGTATAAAGACAGCGATCACATCCACATTATGGCGGCCTGCTCGGCCTTCAACACTGGGGTTCGAATTGTTTACATGGACAGAGGAACGGGAAGTACCGTAACACAACACGACCTCCCAGAGGGCTCTACGCCAACCGTTCATCTGCTCTACCGTCCCAGTCATTATGACATTCTTTATATTTAA
- the LOC136413292 gene encoding beta-1,4-glucuronyltransferase 1-like has product MMKLKYVSLVVTLSIFSVLVLFLTHTEIMRIANNAIQTTREIHFRRPGAYLSALKPASSANGYCKLNFGLPTKLIYTKENVSGTPEMGRKSPFRVLSNVVKGRLGDAEPQVTYVTHLTKEFIFYVPEVVKYWEGPISVAVYLPDGDPSFILEHILHFCYCIPEMSRLSLHLVFRKDLQPTYYSNKIMPPLTCDTKDLSKPQISVKSSINSGNTDKDKNEVLDNWYPINVCRNVARQKSYTNYVLVCDIELMPSEGLASRFIDMTESYKCQDSPEECKKRAFVVPVFEVESTEVVPKTKSKLVQLMNLQKAVYFHQLICGHCQKFPGLEQWMESDPGDVVRPLVETKREFPYQRWEPVYIGTKHEPMYFEKLSWEGFQDKMLQMLEMCLAEYRLIVLDGAFLVHWSGIKRAKRKDEPWRLPYVKQNQELYNELLENITKKYHDNPKCHSK; this is encoded by the exons atgatgaaattaaaatatgtctcTTTGGTAGTAACTCTCTCTATATTTTCCGTACTCGTCCTGTTTCTGACTCACACAGAAATTATGAGAATAGCGAACAATGCAATCCAGACCACTAGAGAAATCCATTTTCGCCGACCCGGAG CTTACTTGAGCGCTCTGAAACCGGCATCATCAGCAAACGGCTATTGCAAACTGAATTTCGGTCTGCCAACCAAATTGATTTACACCAAGGAGAACGTTTCGGGAACTCCAGAAATGGGGCGAAAGAGCCCCTTTCGTGTTCTTTCTAATGTCGTCAAAGGGCGATTGGGAGATGCGGAGCCTCAAGTCACTTATGTGACTCATTTGACTAAGGAGTTTATCTTTTACGTGCCAGAAGTGGTGAA GTATTGGGAAGGTCCAATTAGTGTGGCCGTTTACCTCCCGGATGGCGATCCCAGTTTTATCCTGGAAcatattttgcatttctgTTACTGCATTCCAGAGATGTCCCGGCTGTCTCTACATTTAGTTTTTAG GAAGGATTTGCAGCCTACTTACtactcaaataaaataatgccCCCTCTAACGTGTGATACTAAGGATTTAAGCAAACCGCAGATTTCTGTGAAATCCTCGATCAACAGTGGTAATACCGATAAGGACAAAAATGAAG TGTTAGATAATTGGTATCCAATCAACGTGTGTCGCAATGTTGCGAGGCAGAAAAGCTACACTAATTACGTACTAGTTTGTGATATAGAATTAATGCCCAGTGAAG GCCTTGCTAGTCGGTTTATTGACATGACTGAAAGCTATAAATGCCAGGACAGTCCCGAAGAGTGCAAAAAAAGGGCCTTCGTGGTTCCAGTTTTTGAAGTCGAGAGCACTGAAGTGGTCCCTAAGACTAAAAGTAAATTAGTGCAGCTCATGAACTTACAAAAAGCGGTGTATTTCCATCAGCTTATCTGCGGGCACTGCCAAAAGTTCCCAGGCTTAGAGCAATGGATGGAAAGCGATCCTGGGGATGTAGTTAGG CCTTTAGTAGAAACCAAGAGGGAGTTTCCATACCAACGCTGGGAGCCCGTTTACATCGGCACTAAGCATGAGCCCATGTACTTTGAGAAGCTCTCCTGGGAAGGCTTTCAGGACAAAATGCTCCAG ATGTTGGAGATGTGCCTGGCAGAGTACAGACTCATAGTCCTGGATGGAGCTTTCCTGGTGCATTGGTCCGGGATCAAAAGGGCCAAGAGGAAGGATGAACCGTGGAGGCTGCCTTACGTGAAACAGAACCAGGAATTGTACAATGAACTGTTGGAAAACATTACGAAGAAGTATCACGACAATCCTAAGTGCCATTCTAAATGA